In Pedobacter sp. WC2423, the following are encoded in one genomic region:
- a CDS encoding FecR family protein, with translation MNMSDELLNKYFKGTCTPEEKIVVTQYLNETDDLPADVFNKDEWDEIPDAIISEAETFQMFEAVKQQTIAKVRPLSWLKITAAAATVLTVLSIGLLSLNRNQPKPDLAGQKNLRAEIKQVVHWKSVVNYTEQGQLLTLPDNSTVKLYPGGELRYTIPFVAHNREIYLKGKGFFQVTKDKKHPFIVYAKDVSTTALGTSFTITALEKNKLVKVQLHTGKVWVKSVDSTKHIKPFNEILKPGEELVYNTLLNKVKLMDAKLPALKQKDSPAILNFTQAPLADVFASLEQHYQVKIIYNPADVAEMSFTGSLKLTQPIAIILEEITQLNKLSQIKTTKGYLISK, from the coding sequence ATGAATATGTCAGATGAGCTGCTGAATAAGTATTTTAAAGGAACTTGTACACCAGAGGAAAAAATCGTGGTGACACAGTATCTGAATGAAACCGATGATTTACCAGCAGACGTATTCAATAAAGACGAATGGGATGAAATTCCGGATGCGATTATCTCTGAGGCAGAAACATTCCAGATGTTTGAGGCTGTAAAACAACAAACTATTGCTAAAGTACGCCCGTTAAGCTGGCTAAAAATTACCGCTGCTGCTGCAACTGTACTAACTGTGCTGAGTATTGGGCTTTTGAGTTTGAACCGGAATCAGCCAAAGCCTGATTTGGCTGGTCAGAAAAACCTCCGGGCCGAAATCAAGCAGGTTGTCCATTGGAAATCTGTCGTGAATTACACCGAACAAGGTCAATTGCTAACCTTACCGGATAATTCTACCGTAAAACTATATCCGGGAGGTGAATTAAGATATACCATTCCTTTTGTTGCGCATAACAGGGAAATCTATTTGAAGGGAAAAGGTTTTTTCCAGGTCACAAAGGATAAAAAACACCCTTTCATAGTTTATGCAAAGGATGTCTCAACCACTGCTTTAGGAACTTCTTTTACGATTACTGCTTTAGAGAAAAACAAATTAGTTAAAGTACAGTTGCATACCGGAAAAGTGTGGGTCAAAAGCGTGGATTCTACGAAGCATATCAAACCATTCAATGAAATTTTAAAGCCAGGAGAGGAGCTGGTCTATAATACCTTACTCAATAAAGTAAAGCTTATGGATGCTAAGCTACCTGCGCTTAAGCAAAAAGACAGTCCGGCCATATTAAACTTCACACAGGCTCCTTTAGCTGATGTTTTTGCCAGTCTGGAGCAGCACTACCAGGTTAAGATTATTTATAACCCGGCCGACGTCGCGGAAATGTCTTTCACAGGCAGTTTGAAATTAACCCAACCCATAGCAATCATACTGGAAGAAATAACCCAACTAAATAAATTAAGTCAAATCAAAACAACCAAAGGTTATCTGATCAGCAAGTAA
- a CDS encoding SusC/RagA family TonB-linked outer membrane protein, which produces MLRKFTKHLFFCLLLIAVSVKAWAQTSEITGIVKDEMGQPLIGATILLQNMKTNDKKGIMVNKDGKFLISGLSANIPYTISASYIGYATKTMNNYLLKAGEQATLLIQLNPDSKALSDVVIVGYGSQKAKDVTTSIASIKAADIENQPISNAAEAMVGKMAGVQVSQGSGTPGGALSIKVRGVGTITAGSNPLYVIDGVPISNDNINTLNTNDIASIEVLKDASSAAIYGSRGSNGVVLITTKQGKNGVSTINVNSYTGWQTLSHKIKMMDAYQYSQMVLDSRNNSYTDAMDAINRKNNALGSPAVNYNINDSNGTRLFNTSNNTNTVIPQEILPYLQGQQGLTNTDWQNEIFRVAPIQNHSISAAGGSELLKYYASLEYFNQDGIILNSGFKRYSGRLNLEGKKGKVRYGVNFNPSVINEKRVNANGAYNSNGGGIVASALHYSPIFPVYNPDGSYSYAQNSWSPGTITTLPNNTVASGNGETQAWNPVALANLQKDDVSAHRMTGSAFIEAEIFKDLKYKLQLGADIFNSSEDTFRPSTLPQSNTAGNPLSEATGSSRTIKETNWLLEHTLNYNKTIGDHSINALLGWSNQKDDLSGNYAFASKGFISDQVEYLSAGLVTNGTSTRTQWALASGIARLQYSYKGKYLFTGSVRADGSSKFGKNNKWGYFPSASLGWRLSEEDFLKNSEAISDLKLRASYGLTGNFNIPNYGSQGAMTNYGYVFGGATPSVINGAAPFAQPNDDLKWEKTAQLNLGFDASFFKNKLTLSVDVYNSNTNNLLLNVPVPISTGFSTELKNIGKVNNKGIDINLGTQQQFGAVRWTGNANFSKNINKVVELGPGNADIIKTGSVANAYFITRVGEPIGSYYLPVVLGVFKNQAEVNAYPHYTDTQGNYDLNTSKPGDFKFKDVDGDGVIDLTKDREIVGNYLPKFTYGFATSAEYKGVDLNISMQGVYGNKILNLSRRYFANKEGNMNNMVSSLDRWMSESNPGSGQDVRANRASKGSNGTTSTWHVEDGSYLRIRNIALGYTFPADLVKKMTLTKLRVYLSVQNPFTFTKYSGYNPEVTNRSDATTNGEDYGVYPTSKTISLGINITL; this is translated from the coding sequence ATGCTTAGAAAATTTACCAAACATCTGTTCTTTTGCCTGCTGCTGATCGCAGTTTCGGTAAAAGCCTGGGCTCAGACCTCTGAGATTACCGGGATTGTAAAAGATGAAATGGGGCAGCCCTTAATCGGAGCCACCATACTTTTACAGAATATGAAAACCAATGATAAGAAAGGGATCATGGTGAATAAAGATGGCAAGTTCCTGATCAGCGGGCTATCTGCAAATATACCGTATACCATCAGTGCCTCTTACATTGGCTATGCCACAAAAACAATGAATAATTATCTGCTCAAAGCAGGCGAACAGGCTACCCTGCTAATCCAGTTAAATCCTGATTCCAAAGCTTTATCAGACGTGGTTATTGTCGGGTATGGAAGTCAGAAAGCAAAAGACGTCACTACTTCAATTGCCAGTATTAAAGCAGCTGACATCGAAAATCAGCCTATCAGTAATGCTGCGGAGGCTATGGTCGGTAAAATGGCAGGTGTGCAGGTTTCGCAAGGCTCTGGTACACCGGGAGGAGCCCTGTCCATTAAAGTTAGAGGAGTAGGGACGATCACCGCAGGCTCCAACCCTTTGTATGTTATAGATGGTGTGCCAATTTCCAACGACAATATTAACACCTTAAACACCAATGATATCGCTTCTATCGAAGTACTGAAAGATGCATCCTCAGCAGCCATTTATGGTTCCAGAGGTTCTAACGGTGTAGTGCTGATTACGACCAAACAAGGTAAGAACGGTGTCTCTACCATCAATGTAAACAGTTATACCGGCTGGCAGACGCTATCGCATAAAATCAAAATGATGGATGCCTATCAATATTCCCAAATGGTGCTGGATTCGAGAAATAACTCCTATACAGATGCGATGGATGCCATTAACAGAAAAAATAATGCTTTAGGTTCGCCTGCTGTCAATTACAATATCAATGACAGTAATGGCACCCGCTTGTTTAATACTTCGAACAATACCAATACGGTAATTCCGCAAGAAATTCTACCATATCTGCAAGGTCAGCAAGGCTTAACCAATACCGACTGGCAGAATGAAATTTTCAGGGTAGCACCGATACAAAATCATTCCATTTCTGCTGCTGGTGGTAGCGAGCTGCTTAAATATTATGCCTCTCTGGAATACTTTAATCAGGATGGTATCATTTTAAACAGCGGTTTTAAACGCTATAGCGGCAGGTTAAACCTGGAAGGGAAAAAAGGAAAAGTAAGATATGGCGTTAACTTCAATCCATCGGTTATCAATGAAAAAAGGGTGAACGCGAATGGTGCTTACAATTCGAATGGTGGTGGAATCGTTGCGTCCGCCTTACATTATTCACCTATTTTTCCGGTATATAATCCAGATGGAAGTTATAGCTATGCACAAAACTCCTGGAGTCCCGGAACGATTACTACTTTGCCTAACAACACCGTGGCAAGCGGGAATGGTGAAACCCAGGCCTGGAACCCGGTTGCTTTAGCTAATTTGCAAAAAGATGACGTGAGTGCTCACCGAATGACAGGAAGTGCATTTATTGAAGCAGAAATATTCAAAGACCTGAAATATAAACTTCAGTTAGGTGCTGATATTTTCAATAGCTCAGAAGATACTTTCAGACCTTCTACACTTCCTCAATCCAATACTGCCGGAAACCCATTGTCTGAAGCTACAGGTTCTTCCAGAACGATTAAAGAAACCAACTGGTTGTTAGAACACACCTTAAATTATAATAAAACTATTGGTGACCATAGCATCAATGCTTTATTGGGCTGGTCTAACCAAAAAGATGATTTAAGTGGAAATTATGCTTTTGCTTCCAAAGGATTTATCAGTGATCAGGTTGAATACCTGAGTGCAGGTCTGGTGACCAATGGAACTTCTACCCGTACCCAATGGGCTTTAGCATCCGGCATTGCAAGATTGCAGTATAGCTACAAAGGAAAATACCTGTTTACGGGCTCAGTAAGAGCAGACGGGTCTTCGAAATTTGGGAAAAACAACAAATGGGGCTATTTCCCATCTGCATCTCTTGGATGGAGATTGTCAGAAGAAGATTTCCTTAAGAACTCAGAAGCAATCTCTGACTTGAAATTAAGAGCCAGTTACGGTCTGACCGGTAATTTTAATATCCCGAACTACGGATCACAAGGTGCGATGACTAATTACGGTTATGTATTTGGCGGTGCTACTCCATCCGTTATCAATGGTGCAGCACCATTTGCACAACCTAATGATGATTTGAAATGGGAAAAAACAGCACAATTAAATCTTGGATTTGATGCCTCTTTTTTCAAAAACAAGCTGACCTTATCTGTTGATGTTTATAACAGCAACACCAACAATTTATTATTGAATGTTCCTGTCCCTATATCTACAGGTTTTTCTACCGAACTTAAAAACATCGGTAAAGTCAACAACAAGGGAATCGATATCAATTTAGGCACACAGCAGCAATTTGGTGCAGTAAGATGGACAGGAAACGCGAACTTCTCGAAGAATATTAATAAAGTCGTAGAACTTGGTCCTGGTAATGCAGACATTATCAAGACCGGATCTGTTGCCAATGCCTATTTCATTACCAGAGTTGGTGAGCCTATTGGTTCTTATTACCTGCCAGTAGTTTTGGGTGTATTTAAAAATCAGGCAGAAGTCAATGCTTACCCGCATTACACAGATACCCAGGGAAACTATGATCTGAATACCTCTAAGCCCGGTGATTTTAAATTTAAAGATGTAGATGGTGATGGCGTGATTGACCTGACCAAAGACAGAGAAATTGTTGGAAATTACCTGCCTAAATTCACCTACGGCTTTGCAACCTCAGCAGAATACAAAGGTGTAGATCTGAATATCTCTATGCAAGGCGTTTACGGTAATAAAATTCTGAATCTTTCCCGCAGATATTTTGCGAACAAAGAAGGTAATATGAACAATATGGTAAGTTCTCTGGATCGTTGGATGTCGGAAAGTAATCCAGGAAGCGGGCAGGATGTAAGAGCTAACCGTGCTTCAAAAGGCAGTAACGGAACAACTTCTACCTGGCATGTTGAAGACGGATCTTATTTGCGAATCCGTAACATTGCTTTAGGTTATACTTTCCCAGCTGATTTAGTGAAGAAGATGACGCTAACCAAACTTAGAGTGTATCTATCAGTACAAAACCCTTTTACTTTCACGAAGTATTCAGGATACAATCCAGAAGTGACCAACCGGTCTGACGCCACCACAAATGGGGAGGATTACGGCGTTTATCCAACTTCAAAAACAATATCCTTAGGTATTAACATCACTTTATAA